The following proteins are co-located in the Phaeodactylum tricornutum CCAP 1055/1 chromosome 2, whole genome shotgun sequence genome:
- a CDS encoding predicted protein, whose amino-acid sequence MKRFFGMFAPQKDDNLQKKNSDTTSMKDEEMSPFVTCQRDHAWPSLYTEVDEMLESSVLVYALAELRSLARQGKLTVQSERALALPITHSEVLKVVQGNQHELADSKFGKEFYIDLLQTISDRNMMAGSPLEHSEGKVQNATAATIVAFDDETEKEELVYMIEVDHVRERVTVCFRGSVTPLDWATNLEMYMKEIPNRMKANASQVPTVRVHNGFHDYLFEPSNRGAKGPNGEDLSEYQEILQEHVLPVIHKHHDYKVYVTGHSLGGALATLFAFELTCEPEATVPKPVTLINFACPYVGDSSFRLAHQMLESQGRLRHLRVTNHKDLITTFPKVAFRWNVFDRRAHVGSLFKHVGINLRIFEGSKTFKLCYPKVTDGFFSGAWDGATRGWSQAIFSNIIWNPLNYWTLHTLREYNKRMEVNNSGLHALFLNDVYAQPDIVGNLVPQK is encoded by the exons ATGAAACGATTCTTTGGAATGTTCGCTCCGCAGAAGGACGATAATCTCCAGAAGAAAAATTCTGACACGACCAGCATGAAGGACGAGGAAATGTCACCATTTGTGACATGCCAAAGGGACCACGCCTGGCCGAGTCTGTATACTGAAGTTGATGAAATGCTAGAATCCAGCGTACTAGTCTATGCTTTGGCGGAGCTCCGTAGCCTAGCTCGCCAGGGAAAGCTTACAGTGCAATCGGAAAGGGCTCTAGCATTGCCTATTACACATTCTGAAGTGCTAAAAGTTGTCCAAGGCAACCAGCATGAACTTGCGGATTCAAAATTTGGCAAGGAATTCTATATTGATTTGCTGCAGACTATCAGTGATCGGAATATGATGGCTGGGTCGCCACTCGAACACAGCGAAGGGAAAGTGCAAAATGCCACTGCAGCTACAATCGTTGCATTCGACGATGAGACTGAGAAAGAGGAGCTTGTCTACATGATTGAAGTTGATCACGTACGTGAACGTGTTACCGTATGCTTTCGGGGTTCGGTAACTCCTCTGGATTGGGCTACCAATCTTGAGATGTACATGAAAGAAATCCCGAATCGAATGAAGGCCAATGCAAGTCAGGTGCCTACTGTTAGAGTTCACAATGGGTTCCACGACTACCTTTTTGAGCCTTCCAACAGAGGGGCCAAAGGTCCCAACGGTGAGGATCTATCAGAATACCAGGAAATATTACAGGAGCATGTTCTTCCTGTAATCCACAAGCACCACGACTACAAG GTGTACGTGACAGGGCATAGTCTAGGAGGTGCCCTGGCAACTCTGTTTGCATTTGAGCTCACTTGCGAGCCCGAAGCGACCGTACCAAAGCCGGTTACTCTCATCAATTTCGCCTGTCCATACGTTGGTGATTCATCGTTCCGCCTTGCCCATCAAATGCTCGAGAGTCAGGGTAGACTGCGCCATCTACGCGTCACCAATCATAAGGACTTAATAACTACTTTTCCGAAAGTAGCCTTTCGTTGGAACGTCTTTGATCGACGCGCTCATGTCGGTTCTCTCTTTAAACATGTTGGTATCAATCTTCGCATTTTTGAAGGTTCCAAGACGTTTAAGCTTTGCTATCCCAAGGTCACCGACGGGTTCTTTTCAGGAGCATGGGATGGAGCTACACGGGGGTGGAGCCAAGCGATTTTTTCGAATATTATCTGGAATCCTCTCAACTACTGGACTTTACACACGCTGCGCGAATACAACAAACGTATGGAAGTCAATAATTCCGGTTTGCATGCTTTGTTTTTAAACGATGTCTACGCACAACCTGATATCGTGGGAAACTTGGTTCCTCAAAAGTAG
- a CDS encoding predicted protein yields the protein FEELEPKLSSGVLQYVEQQKFAYLTPVQAATIPLFLSRKDVAVQAVTGSGKTLAFLIPVVEFLLPKKFLKTQIGALILSPTRELAQQTHRVAQGLCAACNIPEPLLLVGGSSSGGGSVNHRPVTEDLKNFQKMGSSIVIGTCGRVEDVLSRYAVIDCSELESLILDEADVLLNMGFAQSLQNILSRIPKMRRTGLFSATTSTSTSSSLQEWMQRAGMRNPVWIDVTVASKAQQEALAKNEPATSIPENQATPSSLTNYYLVCPIDEQLSRLVVFLQQHKDEKIIVFFLTCACVDFYGSALEKLLPENYIELLHGRMVQKRREKSMERFRACRGTEAPVASDLNALQGGALFCTDVAARGLDVSDVDWVVQFDAPQDPAFFVHRVGRSARAGRKGASLLFLTRKEEPYVDLLQMRKVPLTPASDPTVLLADVLLEIKDLILKDRDLLEKGTKAFTSYIRAYKEHHCAFIFRFASLDLGLLATSFCLLRLPKMPELKVVITKNKGKLPRFTPASHDVDIYAIPFKEKARENARQKRLEQETAPGGKNAKLLKAEQRKADKERRVEDRRQAAVDKGRNPDKKRGKHARIVDDWDDLAKEERLFKKLRKGKISRDEYETLLHEN from the exons TTCGAAGAGCTGGAACCAAAGCTTTCTTCCGGAGTCCTCCAATATGTAGAGCAGCAAAAGTTTGCCTACTTGACGCCGGTTCAGGCGGCTACCATTCCTCTCTTCTTGTCACGCAAGGATGTGGCAGTCCAGGCGGTAACAGGGTCGGGAAAGACTCTAGCTTTCCTCATTCCAGTGGTCGAGTTTTTGTTGCCAAAGAAATTTCTCAAAACGCAGATAGGAGCGCTCATCTTGTCACCGACTCGGGAATTGGCACAACAAACACACAGGGTCGCACAAGGATTGTGTGCTGCTTGTAACATTCCAGAGCCACTTTTATTGGTCGGAGGGTCTTCGTCTGGAGGAGGAAGCGTCAATCATCGTCCCGTGACGGAAGACTTGAAGAACTTCCAGAAAATGGGAAGCAGCATTGTAATTGGGACCTGTGGACGCGTGGAAGACGTGCTCTCACGGTACGCAGTAATTGATTGTTCCGAACTTGAATCGCTGATTCTCGATGAAGCCGACGTGCTACTGAACATGGGTTTTGCGCAGTCGCTACAAAACATTCTTTCCCGTATTCCCAAAATGCGACGGACTGGTTTGTTCAGCGCGACAACCTCCACATCGACTAGTAGCAGTTTGCAAGAATGGATGCAGCGTGCAGGGATGCGCAATCCGGTTTGGATCGATGTCACGGTCGCCTCCAAAGCGCAACAAGAAGCGCTAGCCAAGAATGAACCAGCCACATCAATACCAGAAAACCAAGCGACGCCATCATCGTTGACGAACTACTACTTGGTCTGTCCAATTGATGAGCAACTTTCAAGACTCGTTGTCTTTTTGCAACAACACAAGGACGAAAAGATCATTGTCTTCTTTCTGACTTGTGCTTGTGTCGACTTTTACGGTTCAGCCTTGGAAAAGCTTTTGCCCGAGAATTACATTGAGCTGTTGCATGGCCGGATGGTTCAAAAGCGCCGCGAAAAGTCCATGGAACGTTTTCGAGCCTGCCGGGGAACTGAAGCTCCCGTTGCGAGTGATTTAAATGCACTTCAGGGTGGCGCATTGTTTTGTACAGATGTCGCAGCACGCGGATTGGATGTTTCAGACGTAGATTGGGTCGTGCAGTTTGACGCGCCACAAGATCCGGCCTTTTTTGTTCATCGTGTGGGACGGTCAGCCCGTGCTGGGCGAAAGGGTGCCAGTCTCTTGTTTTTGACCCGAAAAGAAGAACCATACGTGGATTTGCTGCAGATGCGGAAGGTGCCATTGACACC CGCAAGCGACCCAACTGTTCTCTTGGCTGACGTTCTTCTTGAAATCAAAGATCTGATTCTCAAAGATAGAGATCTATTGGAAAAAGGGACTAAAGCTTTTACATCATATATTCGGGCCTACAAGGAGCATCACTGCGCCTTTATCTTTCG GTTTGCATCCTTGGATCTCGGTTTACTAGCGACCTCCTTCTGCCTGCTCCGACTCCCAAAAATGCCAGAGCTCAAGGTTGTGATTACCAAAAATAAGGGCAAACTTCCGCGATTTACGCCAGCCAGTCACGATGTGGACATTTATGCCATTCCGTTTAAAGAGAAGGCACGTGAGAATGCCCGTCAGAAGCGATTAGAGCAGGAAACGGCCCCTGGGGGGAAAAACGCGAAACTGCTGAAGGCTGAACAGCGAAAAGCCGACAAGGAGCGTCGGGTCGAAGATCGGCGACAAGCTGCCGTTGATAAAGGGCGGAACCCGGACAAGAAGCGGGGCAAGCATGCGCGTATTGTGGACGATTGGGATGATTTGGCCAAAGAGGAGCGACTGTTTAAGAAGCTTCGCAAGGGGAAGATCTCAAGAGATGAATACGAAACACTGCTTCACGAAAACTAG
- a CDS encoding predicted protein, translating to MTASQYVTLISFSPHVRYLCLLSLSWLSVTSHGFALSHNTLKRFAPNKALCSPPTRLDLISLVNFRDEITFFDKTDDERCCINRQGEFRPQKGDVFELALAEETDLPDVSRFIVTSFGADAIRVSQDMSTFEGMLMRPAVELVNGYSGIVAFAEVLAGLRSRLKTRIANGSDLSLPELKGRSRTEQISEATNDSIVLVLGRRHAGNDWHIDVIASVELRLQLCDAKIPFSLPWLDRIERTAASWIGLGKNHARDLQPYLGNLCVAERYRGRGIGRALVRCVEDISKTKWGYSRIYLHVDKDNAAALNLYQEEGYRDVGLRWKPFWAGKAVDIGYYVKGLNRKERKEYKASLSIDKKENKSDANTVEGKLKRSDITR from the coding sequence ATGACGGCTTCTCAGTATGTGACCTTGATAAGCTTTAGCCCACATGTTCGGTATCTTTGCCTACTGTCACTTTCATGGTTGTCTGTCACCAGCCATGGCTTCGCTCTCTCCCACAACACTCTTAAACGGTTTGCACCGAACAAAGCATTGTGTAGCCCCCCTACACGCCTTGACCTGATATCTTTGGTCAATTTTCGTGATGAAATCACCTTTTTTGATAAAACCGACGACGAGCGCTGTTGTATAAACCGCCAAGGAGAGTTTCGACCCCAAAAAGGTGATGTCTTTGAACTTGCCCTGGCTGAAGAAACGGACCTTCCTGATGTTTCCCGCTTCATTGTCACTAGTTTTGGCGCCGACGCAATTCGGGTCAGTCAGGATATGAGCACATTCGAAGGAATGCTCATGCGTCCTGCTGTTGAACTCGTCAATGGCTATTCCGGTATTGTCGCCTTCGCCGAAGTTTTAGCAGGCCTACGGAGTAGACTAAAAACAAGGATAGCCAACGGCTCCGACCTTTCATTGCCTGAACTCAAGGGACGTTCCCGCACAGAGCAAATATCTGAGGCCACCAACGACTCTATTGTGTTAGTACTTGGAAGACGGCACGCGGGAAATGATTGGCACATAGACGTGATTGCTTCGGTCGAGCTAAGATTGCAACTTTGTGATGCCAAGATCCCTTTCTCCCTCCCATGGCTGGACCGGATTGAACGTACTGCCGCCTCATGGATAGGTCTCGGCAAGAATCATGCTCGGGATTTGCAGCCTTACTTAGGAAATCTGTGCGTGGCCGAAAGATACCGTGGAAGAGGTATAGGCCGAGCGTTGGTACGGTGTGTCGAAGATATTTCAAAGACAAAATGGGGCTATAGCCGAATATATTTACACGTCGACAAGGACAACGCAGCGGCGTTAAATTTGTACCAAGAGGAGGGTTATAGAGATGTGGGCCTTCGTTGGAAACCATTCTGGGCGGGCAAAGCTGTGGACATCGGATATTATGTGAAAGGTTTGAATAGGAAAGAGAGAAAGGAATACAAGGCTTCGCTTTCTATAGATAAGAAAGAGAACAAGAGCGACGCAAATACTGTGGAAGGAAAATTGAAAAGGAGCGACATAACTAGGTAA